The following coding sequences lie in one Antricoccus suffuscus genomic window:
- a CDS encoding CaiB/BaiF CoA transferase family protein, whose product MVIESLPNKMLDGLVVIDLTRYIAGPYCTMLMADAGATVVKVEPSNGEDTRHLEPFLDTPGGEQISAYFLRMNRAKRSVALDLKHPRGLVVLERLIASADVLIENFRPGVMERLGLGAARVSELNPRVVYCSISGFGHSASPNRDRPAYNVVAEYEAGISVPKGPESIPGAVGPPVGDMFPSLHALSGILMALYRRNTTGHGERVDVAMYDSMLSLNELKISYAELYGKQWDPAAHPFYCPYGVFPVSDGFVCIDVTTDRQWKGYCEAIGQPDLYLLDGLSTGPERVARYEEVIREPLEKWFAGVSRDEAVEAMIARGVPAAVIRHPGEVLGSAQTAARGMRIRVDSGDGASVDTAGNPIKIGTSLDLTQVSAPRVGADTRWVAREIARLDDEQVDDLIKEGILTSSEGTK is encoded by the coding sequence ATGGTCATCGAATCCCTGCCCAACAAGATGCTTGACGGTCTGGTCGTAATCGACTTGACGCGCTACATCGCCGGCCCCTACTGCACGATGCTGATGGCCGACGCTGGTGCGACCGTGGTCAAGGTAGAGCCAAGCAACGGCGAAGACACCAGACATCTCGAGCCGTTCCTGGACACACCGGGCGGGGAGCAAATTTCGGCGTATTTCCTGCGGATGAACAGGGCGAAGCGCAGCGTCGCGCTTGATCTGAAACATCCCCGGGGGCTCGTGGTGCTGGAGCGACTCATCGCCTCGGCAGACGTCTTGATAGAGAACTTTCGACCCGGAGTCATGGAGCGGCTCGGGCTCGGGGCGGCACGTGTGTCAGAGCTGAACCCGCGGGTTGTCTACTGTTCGATCAGCGGGTTCGGGCACAGTGCGTCACCCAACCGTGATCGCCCCGCGTACAACGTGGTCGCGGAGTACGAGGCCGGGATTAGCGTCCCCAAAGGACCGGAGTCGATACCAGGAGCGGTCGGGCCGCCGGTCGGCGACATGTTTCCGTCTCTCCATGCGTTGAGCGGGATACTAATGGCGCTGTATCGCCGCAACACGACCGGCCACGGTGAGCGGGTCGACGTCGCCATGTACGACTCGATGCTTTCGCTCAACGAACTGAAGATCAGTTATGCCGAGCTGTATGGCAAACAGTGGGACCCGGCGGCGCACCCTTTCTACTGCCCATACGGCGTATTCCCGGTGTCAGACGGCTTCGTGTGCATTGATGTCACGACGGACCGGCAGTGGAAAGGGTACTGCGAGGCGATCGGCCAGCCCGACCTGTATCTCCTCGACGGCCTCTCTACAGGACCGGAACGAGTGGCCAGATACGAAGAGGTAATTAGAGAACCGTTGGAGAAATGGTTCGCCGGTGTCAGCCGAGACGAGGCCGTCGAGGCAATGATCGCCCGCGGCGTACCTGCTGCGGTCATCCGGCACCCAGGTGAAGTCCTCGGATCGGCACAGACGGCTGCACGAGGGATGCGGATCCGAGTGGATAGCGGGGACGGCGCGAGCGTTGACACCGCGGGCAACCCGATCAAGATCGGGACGTCGCTTGACCTGACGCAGGTGAGCGCACCGAGAGTGGGTGCCGACACCCGCTGGGTGGCGCGCGAGATCGCGCGGCTAGACGACGAGCAGGTCGATGACCTCATCAAGGAAGGAATTCTCACCAGCTCGGAGGGCACAAAATGA
- a CDS encoding acetoacetate--CoA ligase, which produces MSDNAAPSVIWNPSPEYIAQTNIAKFADWVKERRGIDVSTYTAMWEWSTTDLDGFWSAIWEYFEIGKPGAYDEVLASAEMPGAKWFTGAHVNLAAYILSRGNDDDVAIVTVGESGDHAELTWRELRRQVAAFAATLRRLGVQKNDVVVGYLPNIGETLVAAFATVSMGALWSGVGQDYAPQAAIDRFAQLEPKLLVTADGHWFGGKQRDQRAAVKTLRAGLPTVQNVIGVSRLGLEPGVEDCTPYAEAVAADVPFEPADLPFDHPLWILFSSGTTGLPKGMVHPHGGVVVEQAKLLGLNWDLKRTDRFMWYTSPSWVMWNCLIGGLSAGGSVVCYDGSPMAPDAASLWKVVADNKVTIFGTSPGFLAASQDQGVHPSADFDLSALRIVGSTGSPLPDRAYRYVASEVGDIPLFSMSGGTDVAGSFTNGAPNVPVWAGELSVRGLGIAMESWSDDGQPQLNKVGELVITKPMPSMPLKFWNDPDGKKYHAAYFDNFPGVWRHGDWITVTDRGSVVVHGRSDSTLNRNGVRMGSADIYAAIESMDEVAESLVIGAEEADGGYWMPLFVVLQDGYELTDELVATMKQRIREQASPRHVPDEIHAVPGIPHTRTGKKLEVPIKRLIQGTAYEEVVNPDVVDVPELMDNFRAIASTRYAEVQTRL; this is translated from the coding sequence ATGTCCGACAACGCCGCACCCTCAGTTATCTGGAACCCCTCTCCGGAGTACATCGCCCAGACCAACATCGCGAAGTTCGCGGACTGGGTCAAGGAACGCCGCGGCATCGACGTTTCGACGTACACGGCGATGTGGGAATGGTCGACGACGGATCTGGACGGGTTCTGGTCCGCGATCTGGGAATACTTCGAGATCGGCAAGCCGGGGGCGTACGACGAGGTGCTGGCGAGCGCGGAGATGCCCGGCGCGAAGTGGTTCACCGGGGCGCACGTCAACCTTGCGGCCTACATCCTTAGCCGCGGCAACGACGATGACGTCGCGATCGTGACGGTCGGCGAGTCCGGTGATCACGCCGAGCTGACGTGGCGCGAACTGCGGCGCCAAGTGGCCGCGTTCGCCGCGACGCTACGCCGGCTCGGCGTCCAGAAAAATGACGTCGTCGTCGGCTATCTGCCCAATATCGGCGAGACGCTGGTCGCCGCGTTTGCGACGGTGTCGATGGGCGCGCTGTGGTCGGGCGTGGGTCAGGACTATGCGCCGCAAGCCGCGATCGACCGGTTCGCGCAACTCGAGCCCAAGCTGCTGGTGACCGCGGACGGGCACTGGTTCGGGGGCAAACAACGCGACCAGCGCGCGGCGGTCAAGACGCTGCGGGCGGGCTTGCCCACGGTTCAAAACGTGATCGGCGTCAGCCGGCTCGGCCTCGAACCGGGCGTCGAGGACTGCACGCCGTACGCCGAAGCGGTAGCGGCCGACGTTCCGTTCGAGCCGGCGGACCTGCCGTTCGACCACCCGCTGTGGATCCTGTTTTCGTCCGGTACGACGGGCCTGCCGAAGGGGATGGTGCACCCGCATGGCGGCGTCGTCGTCGAGCAGGCCAAGCTGCTCGGGCTCAACTGGGACCTCAAACGCACCGACCGTTTCATGTGGTACACCTCGCCGAGCTGGGTGATGTGGAACTGCCTGATCGGCGGCCTCTCCGCGGGCGGTTCGGTCGTCTGTTACGACGGTTCGCCGATGGCACCGGACGCTGCGTCGCTGTGGAAGGTCGTCGCCGATAACAAGGTGACGATTTTCGGCACCAGCCCGGGATTCCTCGCCGCCTCGCAGGACCAGGGAGTGCATCCGTCGGCGGACTTCGATCTCTCTGCATTGCGCATCGTCGGCAGCACCGGATCGCCGCTGCCGGACCGCGCTTATCGGTACGTCGCAAGCGAAGTCGGCGACATCCCGCTGTTCTCGATGAGCGGCGGCACCGACGTAGCGGGCTCGTTTACCAACGGCGCGCCCAACGTGCCGGTCTGGGCGGGCGAACTGTCGGTGCGTGGGCTCGGGATCGCGATGGAGTCGTGGAGTGACGACGGCCAGCCGCAGCTGAACAAAGTCGGCGAACTGGTGATCACCAAGCCGATGCCGAGCATGCCGCTGAAGTTTTGGAACGACCCCGACGGCAAGAAGTACCACGCGGCGTACTTCGACAACTTCCCCGGCGTGTGGCGGCATGGCGACTGGATCACGGTGACCGACCGGGGCAGCGTGGTCGTGCACGGACGATCGGACTCGACGCTCAACCGCAACGGCGTACGGATGGGTTCGGCCGATATCTACGCCGCGATCGAGTCCATGGACGAGGTCGCCGAGTCGCTGGTGATCGGCGCCGAAGAGGCCGACGGCGGGTATTGGATGCCGCTGTTCGTCGTACTGCAGGACGGCTACGAGCTGACCGACGAGTTGGTCGCGACGATGAAGCAGCGGATCCGTGAGCAGGCCTCGCCGCGGCATGTGCCTGACGAGATCCACGCCGTACCAGGCATTCCGCACACCCGCACCGGCAAGAAGCTGGAGGTGCCGATCAAGCGGCTGATCCAGGGTACGGCGTACGAGGAGGTCGTCAATCCGGATGTCGTCGACGTACCGGAGCTGATGGATAACTTCCGCGCGATTGCCAGCACGCGGTACGCCGAGGTCCAAACCCGCCTCTAA
- a CDS encoding MaoC/PaaZ C-terminal domain-containing protein — translation MTISVKNVGCEGAAAYELLEDRWVMNYAASVGDTNPVYFDNLDGRLLPAHPNYVSHLEWDAIGELHDKIVGLTDADRLSGVHSFNDTRLHRPIVSGDELSSIARVVGVERRRSGARMTIAVVTSDAAGRPVATSYTSTVYRGAEVSDGDDVAPEVPEMPDPRWLTEPVRSETIELSSIAPHVFSECARDYNPIHTDMAVAKKAQLPGLILHGTGTFAYALSSLTNYECGGDPTRVRRFRGRLGAMVLCPSRVRMDVYAHAELDTQFRFELVTEEGAPAISDGYFAVGGLQRKSNQQPAAQGM, via the coding sequence ATGACGATTTCGGTCAAGAACGTCGGATGCGAAGGCGCGGCAGCGTATGAGTTGCTCGAGGACCGGTGGGTGATGAACTATGCCGCATCGGTAGGCGACACCAATCCGGTGTACTTCGACAATCTCGACGGAAGGCTGCTTCCGGCGCACCCCAACTACGTTTCGCATCTCGAATGGGACGCAATCGGCGAACTGCACGACAAAATCGTCGGCTTGACCGATGCGGACCGACTCAGCGGTGTGCACTCCTTCAACGACACGCGGTTGCATCGGCCGATAGTTTCTGGCGACGAGTTGAGCAGCATCGCGCGGGTAGTCGGCGTCGAGCGGCGGCGATCCGGAGCGCGCATGACCATTGCAGTGGTCACCTCGGATGCTGCCGGTCGGCCCGTTGCAACGTCGTACACGAGCACCGTCTACCGCGGCGCCGAGGTCAGCGACGGCGACGACGTCGCTCCCGAGGTACCTGAAATGCCTGATCCGCGATGGCTGACTGAGCCGGTCCGCTCGGAGACCATCGAACTCAGTTCCATTGCACCGCACGTGTTCTCGGAGTGTGCTCGGGACTACAACCCGATACACACAGACATGGCAGTCGCCAAGAAGGCGCAGTTGCCAGGCCTCATCCTGCATGGCACCGGGACCTTCGCCTATGCACTGAGCAGCCTCACGAACTACGAGTGCGGAGGGGACCCGACACGGGTACGCCGGTTTAGGGGCCGTCTCGGCGCGATGGTTCTGTGCCCGTCTCGCGTGCGGATGGACGTATACGCACACGCCGAGCTAGACACGCAGTTTCGCTTCGAGTTGGTCACCGAGGAAGGCGCGCCGGCGATCTCCGACGGCTACTTCGCAGTAGGCGGCTTGCAGCGCAAATCGAACCAGCAGCCTGCTGCACAGGGAATGTGA
- a CDS encoding type II toxin-antitoxin system VapC family toxin, translating into MNLFDASALLCFLQGEDGADTVERELLVDGRCSAANWSEVAQKTRAASGDWELASGLLGSYGLVVEPVTRADAEEAARRWRRGEGLSLADRLCLATGTRLGAIVWTADKAWGESEIVRQIR; encoded by the coding sequence GTGAACTTGTTCGATGCCTCGGCTCTGCTCTGTTTCCTCCAGGGCGAGGACGGTGCCGACACCGTCGAGCGGGAGTTGCTCGTCGATGGTCGCTGCAGTGCAGCGAACTGGTCGGAGGTTGCGCAGAAGACCCGCGCCGCGAGTGGTGATTGGGAACTAGCGTCGGGTCTTCTCGGTAGTTATGGCTTGGTGGTCGAGCCAGTGACGCGGGCTGATGCCGAGGAAGCGGCCCGGCGATGGCGTCGTGGAGAGGGGCTGTCGCTTGCGGACCGGCTATGTCTAGCCACCGGGACCAGACTGGGCGCGATTGTGTGGACGGCGGACAAGGCATGGGGCGAATCTGAGATCGTTCGCCAGATCAGGTGA
- a CDS encoding AbrB/MazE/SpoVT family DNA-binding domain-containing protein has protein sequence MSGTYPVVMGDRGRLVLPAPLRERLRLEKGSPLVLLDTPQGIVIATREQAKKLVRDSLAGDSLVDQLIAERRAAAAVEDVA, from the coding sequence ATGAGTGGGACATATCCCGTCGTGATGGGCGATCGCGGTCGTTTGGTGCTCCCCGCGCCACTGCGCGAGAGATTGCGCCTGGAGAAAGGCTCGCCGCTCGTGCTCCTCGATACCCCGCAGGGCATCGTGATCGCGACTCGTGAACAAGCCAAGAAACTGGTCCGCGACAGTCTCGCCGGCGATAGCCTCGTCGACCAGCTGATAGCCGAACGACGTGCTGCCGCCGCCGTTGAGGATGTTGCGTGA
- a CDS encoding Ku protein, which translates to MRAIWKGSVAFGLVNVPIKLYSATEDHDVSLHQVHNEDGGRIRYQRKCEKCGEVVAFKDIDKAYDDGTATVILTNDDFAALPEERSREIEVVEFVPSDQIDPVMFDRSYYLEPDSTSPKAYVLLRRTLEETERTAIVRFALRQKTRLGALRVRDDVLMLQTMLWADEVREVDFPSLEEDVRISSKELQMSASLVDSFSDDFKPDEFHDDYQIQLRKLIEAKIEQGDALDTEKTFGESTSEEDDGGEVIDLMEALRKSVEKNRKPAAADKASPAKKAPAKKAAAKKTPAKKAAPKKKTTARKRSAS; encoded by the coding sequence ATGAGAGCAATATGGAAGGGATCGGTTGCCTTCGGGCTCGTCAATGTCCCGATCAAGCTCTACAGCGCGACCGAGGACCACGACGTATCACTGCACCAGGTGCACAACGAGGACGGCGGCCGGATCCGCTACCAACGCAAGTGCGAGAAGTGCGGCGAAGTGGTGGCGTTCAAGGACATCGACAAGGCGTACGACGACGGCACCGCCACCGTCATCTTGACCAATGACGACTTCGCCGCGCTACCAGAAGAACGCAGCCGCGAAATCGAGGTCGTCGAGTTCGTGCCATCCGACCAGATCGACCCGGTCATGTTTGACCGCAGCTACTACCTCGAACCGGACTCCACTTCGCCGAAGGCCTACGTGCTGCTGCGCCGTACTCTCGAAGAAACCGAGCGTACGGCGATCGTACGGTTCGCGCTGCGGCAGAAGACCCGGCTCGGTGCACTGCGGGTGCGCGACGACGTACTGATGCTGCAGACCATGCTCTGGGCCGACGAGGTGCGCGAGGTCGACTTCCCGTCACTCGAGGAAGACGTGCGGATTTCGTCGAAGGAACTGCAGATGTCCGCGTCACTCGTCGACTCGTTCTCGGACGACTTCAAGCCGGATGAGTTCCACGACGACTACCAGATCCAGCTGCGCAAGCTGATCGAGGCGAAGATCGAGCAGGGCGACGCGCTCGACACCGAGAAGACGTTTGGTGAGAGCACTTCGGAAGAGGACGACGGCGGCGAAGTCATCGACCTCATGGAGGCCCTGCGCAAGAGCGTCGAGAAGAACCGCAAGCCCGCCGCGGCAGATAAGGCGTCGCCAGCGAAGAAGGCGCCCGCCAAAAAGGCCGCGGCAAAGAAAACGCCGGCGAAGAAAGCGGCACCCAAGAAGAAGACCACCGCTCGTAAGCGCTCGGCCTCATAA
- a CDS encoding ATP-dependent DNA ligase codes for MAKQSETEQVVKVGGQRLKLTNLDKVMYPQTGTTKGDVIAYYAQIAPFLIPHAAGRPVTRKRWVHGVGTEDDPGEVFFQKNLDKGTPPWVERRDIEHSTRANSYPIVGDIATLTWLAQIAALELHVPQWKFASDGSRQNPDRLVLDLDPGDGAGLEECAEVARYCRAILDDMGLRSVPVTSGSKGIHLYAPLNGAQTSAQVSDVAHELARSLESDHPDLIVSDMKKALRTGKVLVDWSQNNGNKTTVCPYSLRGRVRPTVAVPRDWEELDGELIQLELDEVLVRMAERDDPMAFIDGRQGRTGSAVERDRLTTYRSMRDASKTPEPLPDSHSGETDGRSFVIQEHHARRLHYDFRLERDGVLVSWAIPKGPPTDQDKNHLAVQTEDHPLEYGTFEGTIPKGEYGGGEVSIWDAGTYELEKWRDGKEVIATLHGRKGGGLDKPRRYALIHTGGKDAKAEKNWLIHLMKDQSPAAESSSDTAPSIEPMLATAGDLTDLKDGAKWSYEVKWDGIRAIARISNGALTLTSRRGLDMTASYPELQELTKMLPDREIVLDGEIVALEDGRPNFGVLQSRMNLTKKAEVDRAAKKIAVHFMAFDLLYSDGTSLVRRPYAERRDELVSLLDGLDAKHIHVPPAFEGEAEEALTSSKDLRLEGIMAKRSDSIYQPGRRGRTWVKIKHQLTQEVVIVGWRPGKGSRAHRVGSLLLGVNVDGELTYVGRVGSGFTERELSKTTERLSAIERKTSPAAGVPDADAADARWVTPQYVGEVVASEWTGDLRLRHPVWRGWRPDKDPADVVRED; via the coding sequence ATGGCGAAGCAGTCGGAGACCGAACAGGTCGTAAAGGTCGGTGGTCAGCGGCTCAAACTCACCAATCTCGACAAGGTGATGTATCCGCAGACCGGTACGACGAAGGGCGACGTGATCGCCTACTACGCGCAGATCGCGCCCTTCCTGATCCCGCATGCCGCCGGCCGCCCCGTCACTCGCAAGCGCTGGGTGCACGGCGTAGGCACCGAGGATGACCCGGGCGAGGTTTTCTTCCAAAAGAACCTCGACAAAGGTACGCCGCCGTGGGTCGAGCGCCGCGACATCGAGCACAGCACGCGCGCCAACAGCTATCCGATCGTCGGCGACATCGCGACGTTGACGTGGCTCGCGCAGATCGCGGCGCTGGAATTGCATGTGCCGCAGTGGAAGTTCGCCTCCGATGGGTCGCGGCAAAATCCAGACCGACTGGTCTTGGACCTTGACCCGGGAGACGGCGCCGGACTCGAGGAGTGCGCCGAGGTGGCGCGCTACTGCCGCGCGATCCTCGACGATATGGGCCTACGGTCGGTGCCGGTAACCAGTGGCAGCAAGGGAATCCACCTCTATGCGCCGCTCAACGGCGCGCAGACGTCGGCGCAGGTATCGGATGTCGCGCACGAGCTCGCCCGGTCGCTGGAGTCCGACCATCCGGACCTCATCGTGAGCGACATGAAAAAGGCGTTGCGCACCGGCAAAGTCCTCGTTGACTGGAGCCAGAACAACGGCAACAAGACCACGGTCTGTCCGTACTCACTGCGTGGCCGGGTGCGCCCGACCGTCGCCGTACCTCGCGACTGGGAGGAGCTAGACGGCGAGTTGATCCAGCTGGAGTTGGACGAGGTGCTTGTCCGGATGGCCGAGCGGGACGACCCGATGGCCTTCATCGACGGCCGGCAGGGCCGCACCGGATCGGCTGTTGAGCGGGACCGCCTGACGACGTACCGCAGCATGCGTGATGCCAGCAAGACCCCGGAACCGCTGCCGGACAGCCATTCCGGCGAGACCGACGGCCGGTCGTTCGTCATCCAGGAGCACCATGCGCGGCGGCTGCACTACGACTTTCGACTCGAGCGGGACGGCGTACTCGTCTCGTGGGCGATCCCCAAGGGGCCGCCGACCGACCAGGACAAGAACCACCTCGCCGTACAGACCGAGGACCATCCGCTGGAGTACGGCACCTTTGAGGGGACGATCCCGAAGGGAGAGTACGGCGGAGGCGAGGTCAGCATCTGGGACGCGGGCACCTACGAGCTGGAAAAGTGGCGCGACGGCAAGGAAGTGATCGCGACCTTGCACGGGCGCAAGGGCGGAGGGCTGGACAAGCCGAGGCGTTACGCGCTTATCCACACCGGTGGCAAAGACGCGAAGGCCGAGAAGAACTGGCTGATCCATCTGATGAAGGATCAGAGCCCTGCGGCTGAAAGCTCCAGCGACACTGCGCCGTCGATCGAGCCGATGCTTGCTACCGCAGGAGACTTGACGGATCTCAAAGACGGCGCGAAATGGTCCTATGAGGTCAAATGGGACGGGATCCGCGCTATAGCTAGGATTTCGAACGGAGCTCTCACGTTGACCAGCCGCAGGGGTCTGGACATGACGGCGTCGTACCCCGAGCTGCAGGAGCTGACGAAGATGCTGCCGGACCGGGAGATCGTGCTCGACGGTGAAATCGTCGCGCTGGAGGACGGCCGGCCTAATTTCGGCGTACTGCAGAGCCGGATGAACCTGACGAAGAAGGCCGAGGTCGACCGCGCGGCGAAGAAGATCGCGGTGCACTTCATGGCCTTCGACCTGCTCTACTCGGACGGCACCTCACTGGTACGGCGCCCGTACGCCGAGCGGCGGGACGAGCTAGTGAGCCTGCTCGATGGCCTGGACGCCAAACACATTCACGTACCGCCGGCGTTCGAGGGTGAGGCGGAGGAGGCGCTGACGTCGAGTAAAGACCTGCGGCTCGAAGGCATCATGGCCAAGCGCAGCGACAGCATCTACCAACCCGGTCGGCGCGGCCGGACGTGGGTCAAGATCAAGCACCAGCTCACCCAGGAGGTCGTCATCGTTGGCTGGCGGCCGGGGAAGGGATCGCGCGCGCACCGGGTGGGATCGCTGCTGCTTGGGGTCAACGTCGACGGCGAGCTGACCTACGTCGGGAGGGTTGGCAGCGGCTTCACCGAGAGGGAGCTCAGCAAGACAACCGAGCGGCTAAGCGCGATTGAACGCAAGACCAGCCCGGCGGCCGGCGTACCGGATGCCGACGCCGCCGACGCGCGGTGGGTCACACCGCAGTACGTCGGAGAGGTGGTCGCCTCGGAGTGGACCGGGGACCTGCGCCTACGTCACCCGGTGTGGCGGGGCTGGCGTCCGGATAAGGACCCCGCCGACGTCGTACGCGAAGACTGA
- a CDS encoding slipin family protein: protein MGVVYGLIIVIVILGLVLISASARVVNQFERGVVFRLGRVTSTPRGPGLALITPFVDKLVKVNMQIITLPVPAQDGITRDNVTVRVDAVVYYKVVDPERVAVDVQDYRSAIAQVAQTSLRSIIGKSDLDDLLSNRERLNEGLELMIDSPALGWGVHIDRVEIKDVALPESMKRSMSRQAEAERERRARVITADGELQASTKLSQAAKAMSATPAALQLRLLQTVVEVAAEKNSTLVLPFPVELLRFLEHNTPAEAPRADTVKSDEPEVSMTDEEPVDVPEPLSIEPSGSPELASFLKSLASPDLGTS, encoded by the coding sequence ATGGGTGTTGTTTACGGGCTGATCATCGTCATCGTCATTTTGGGCTTGGTGCTCATATCGGCGAGCGCCCGAGTGGTCAACCAATTCGAGCGTGGCGTGGTGTTCCGGCTGGGGCGGGTCACGTCGACGCCGCGCGGTCCGGGACTGGCGCTCATTACGCCGTTCGTGGACAAGTTGGTCAAGGTCAACATGCAGATCATCACGCTGCCGGTGCCCGCGCAAGACGGAATCACCCGCGACAACGTGACCGTGCGGGTCGACGCCGTTGTCTACTACAAAGTGGTCGATCCCGAACGGGTTGCTGTCGACGTACAGGATTATCGCTCCGCGATTGCGCAGGTCGCGCAGACGTCACTGCGCTCGATCATCGGCAAGAGCGACCTAGATGACTTGCTGTCCAATCGGGAACGGCTCAACGAGGGGCTTGAGCTGATGATCGACAGTCCCGCGCTTGGCTGGGGCGTGCACATCGACCGGGTTGAGATCAAGGACGTGGCACTGCCGGAGTCGATGAAGCGCTCGATGTCGCGGCAGGCCGAAGCCGAACGCGAACGCCGCGCCCGCGTGATCACCGCCGATGGCGAGCTTCAAGCCTCGACGAAGCTGTCGCAGGCGGCCAAGGCGATGTCCGCGACGCCCGCCGCGCTGCAGCTGCGGCTGCTGCAGACCGTCGTCGAGGTGGCGGCAGAGAAGAACTCGACCCTCGTGCTTCCCTTCCCGGTCGAGTTGTTGCGTTTTTTAGAGCACAACACTCCGGCTGAGGCTCCACGCGCCGACACGGTCAAGTCGGACGAGCCGGAAGTGTCGATGACCGACGAGGAGCCGGTCGACGTACCGGAACCGTTGTCAATCGAGCCGTCGGGCTCACCCGAGCTGGCAAGTTTCCTCAAGTCGCTCGCTTCGCCGGACCTCGGTACGTCGTAA
- a CDS encoding HAD family hydrolase, whose protein sequence is MTLNLRAVLWDMDGTLINTEPLWDVALRELTASYGLTWTPDDAHNAVGQPLPATAETLRGRGVTLENRAVIEALSARVEEQLDRGSGVLPWMPGALDLLASITDAGLQVALVTNAFGDLARKVVAAVPGTPFRTVVAGDDVAVGKPEPDSYLLAAHRLGVQPAECVALEDSETGARAAEAAGIRTLVTPGWRGVPASPSRSRVRSLDGIALTDLQAIRAGKTIDSLD, encoded by the coding sequence ATGACCTTGAACCTCCGTGCTGTCCTGTGGGATATGGACGGCACGCTGATCAACACCGAACCACTGTGGGACGTCGCGCTGCGCGAGTTGACTGCGTCGTACGGCCTCACCTGGACGCCAGACGACGCGCACAACGCCGTAGGACAGCCGTTGCCGGCCACCGCCGAGACCCTGCGCGGTCGCGGGGTGACACTCGAGAACCGCGCGGTCATCGAGGCGCTGAGCGCACGCGTCGAGGAGCAGCTCGACCGCGGCTCCGGCGTACTGCCGTGGATGCCCGGCGCGCTGGACCTCCTCGCCTCGATCACGGACGCCGGACTACAGGTCGCCCTCGTCACCAACGCGTTCGGCGACCTCGCGCGCAAGGTCGTCGCCGCGGTCCCGGGTACGCCGTTTCGGACCGTCGTGGCCGGGGACGACGTAGCGGTCGGCAAACCCGAACCCGACTCCTATCTGCTGGCCGCGCATCGACTCGGCGTCCAGCCCGCGGAATGCGTCGCCCTCGAAGACTCCGAAACCGGCGCGCGTGCAGCAGAAGCGGCGGGCATCCGCACGTTGGTCACGCCCGGCTGGCGCGGCGTACCGGCGAGTCCGAGTCGGTCTCGTGTCCGCAGCCTCGACGGCATCGCTCTTACAGACCTGCAGGCGATCCGCGCCGGCAAGACGATCGACTCCCTCGACTAG
- a CDS encoding TetR/AcrR family transcriptional regulator — translation MAGTDSSEPGCNQRRQVRRIPTQPRAQKTVLKILQAATDILIDDGLGGLNTNRVAEVAGINVATVYSYFPDKLAILQTLAERFEDKRSTYIESRTGELETTNDWIKWHSEVIDRMVQFRLEERGGLAIRRALLATPELRYIDDDSTRRSSHARFIGLRAHAPEVDEDQLQRVAQITTELATSLLDSAFRDDPYCAETIAELKRVEEAYLSLYLTKPTRRSRPKRR, via the coding sequence ATGGCAGGCACGGACTCATCGGAGCCCGGCTGTAATCAGCGCCGGCAGGTCCGACGCATTCCTACACAGCCCCGAGCGCAGAAGACTGTTCTCAAGATCCTTCAGGCCGCGACCGACATCTTGATCGATGACGGCCTCGGGGGTCTCAATACCAACCGGGTCGCGGAAGTTGCCGGGATCAACGTCGCGACCGTTTACTCGTACTTCCCGGACAAGTTGGCTATCCTCCAGACTCTTGCCGAGCGATTCGAGGACAAGCGCTCCACCTACATCGAGTCCCGCACAGGTGAACTGGAGACCACCAACGACTGGATCAAATGGCATTCAGAGGTCATTGACCGGATGGTGCAGTTCCGGCTGGAGGAGCGTGGTGGCCTGGCGATCCGTCGAGCGTTGCTCGCCACCCCCGAGTTGCGGTATATCGACGACGATTCAACGCGCCGCTCGTCGCACGCCCGATTCATCGGGCTGCGGGCCCACGCTCCAGAAGTTGACGAAGATCAACTCCAGCGAGTCGCGCAGATAACCACGGAGCTTGCCACCAGCCTGTTGGACAGCGCCTTTCGCGATGACCCTTACTGCGCCGAGACGATCGCCGAACTCAAACGAGTCGAGGAGGCCTATTTGAGCCTCTATCTCACAAAACCGACCAGACGATCTCGACCCAAGAGACGCTAG